The Elaeis guineensis isolate ETL-2024a chromosome 14, EG11, whole genome shotgun sequence genomic sequence ctatatttttttcacCACGCCAGCTATGCCTTACAGCACTTGAGAATATTTTGTGGGTTGCTTTTATAAATTATAACTATATTTGGGATGAGGGTTGTTGGCTAtaggttcttcttcttcttcttcttctctctttttttttttttttgagatcatgtatgtgtgtatatttgCACTCATGTGCATAGGGGTATAGAAGACTGTATGCATGTGCAGAAATGTGTGCGCGTGTCTGTTATACTTATATACATGTTTCTTTACTTGTCATGTCCAATGGTAGATTATGGTTTGAAAGTGTAGTTGGTCCAGGCAAGGCTGTTCCGGTGGGACTTGAGGAAGTTGACGAAGTTAATATGACTCTGTTTACAGATGGAGATTTAGTGAGATGTAAAAGAGCTTCTGCTCATCATACTTCTGCTGATGTCAATTCATCGGGCATGGTGGAAGCAGTTGATGAAGGTTCACAAGTTGGATATGAAGATGATTCAAAGGAGCCTGGTTTTTTCATGCCTCATTATGAATCTTTTGATGCAAACCTTTATCCAAGTGCACATCCATTACCAAATTTGGTGGATAATATAACTGGTGTAACCTCTGATCTGAAGAATGGTGCTCTTCATCTTGACAACTTACTGTATAAAACAATGGGTGATGGTGGTCTTTCTGATGTCCATGATGAAAATAACTCGGACCGGTTAACCTCCAATCCCAAACTTGAACAAGATTCTTTAGGCAAACACCTTCAGTTTTGTGTGGAAGTAGCAGAAGATGTGGATGATGACAAGCTAAATGCTGAAAGATCTATTGCACTTGTTGATACCGATGATAAGAATCCTTCGTCGGCAAATGTTGAGAAAAATCTAGATCTAATGGAGTATGAAACTTCTGTAGAAGTTGATACCAACCATTATGTAAGTGAATCTGAAGTGCCGCAGTCCCAATGTTCAGTTGAACCTGCTAGGAGTCAGGATTTATGTGGATTAGAAGCTAATGATACTGCTTCATCTACTTTTATCTCTGGCCAAGATATCTTGCTGACAGTTTGTGATAAAAGCTCTGATTCTGTGGACTATGGAGCTGAAGTACAGAAGGGTACTGGTAATACTAGTAGTGAATATGAAGAACAGCAGTCAAGGTGTTTATCCAAGAATGGTGCTTTGTTAGCTGTCGAGAGTCAGCTGCCTTCCGCTGATGACAACCACCTACCATCCACTTTAGCTACTCGATCAGGCCATCTTGTTAGCATTGAGTTTCTGGAAGAATGTATTACTGATGCCAAAAGCAACAAGGTACCACATCTGCAATTTGGAATATTTTCAATCAGCAATTGCGTCACTTCTGCAAAGcaagaaaatatatcaaaattctaTTCATGCATAAcagatttttagttaagtcattcATAACTCAGTTATTTTGTGTAATAAAGTATTAAGGGGTAAATACTTCTTCCTGACTTAGAGTGCTGCAGCATAGCTAGATGAAGAAAATGAAGATGATAATGTCATTATCATGCTAGAAAGGGAATGAATATTAACTGACAAAAAAATGCTATGCAAGAAAGAAACTACTCTTGATACCGAGTTTGTAAAATTTTTAGGTTGATAATCATTACAACTTTCCTTTATAGACAAAATCTTCCAATAATTATCTTGTGACTCCTTAACCACTTAAATTTACTTTTATCTAGCCTTATGATGGACCGATGGTCTAACCCACAACTTTGCATTCTTGATGTTGTTGTCATTTGCCGTTATGTTATTATATATTGGAAATGGAATATATCATGACATAAAATTTGTAAGGATCCCTGGCTTGTTTCTCTATTGTATTCTCAGAGATTCACCTCTGAGTCTTATAAAAATCTAGGTTGTTACGGTATGCGCTGGTCAGCAAGGGTCAGCATGATCAACACCCTGATCCATGTAGTAGGAGTTTTAAACTATTAAGGTTAATGATCTTATGCAAGAAGCAATTAAGATGTGTCTTTATAGTCTTTAAGCTGAAGGACTTGCTCTTTATAATGACATATAGTCCTCTCTCAATCCTATACTTCAAAAGAGTGGCATTTTTATGGTGTTGACCTATCCTTTTGGAACCCATGAGGCAACTAATAGGTGCATTATTGTCTTCAATTGCGTACCACACTATAAATAGTCAACTGCCTTTGGCAACTTCTTGATAATGATAGAAGTGATCTGTCCTGGGCCATTGTGGTGGAAGATTTGTTAACCTTAAATATGATTCATGAAGTAGAAAAGACATGATCCAGGTTTTGAAAAGCATATGTGGCATGTGGGTAGTCGAGGTAATAGTGCCTAAGTTGTATGTGGCCACTTAACTGGGTGCCTATGCAGTAGATATTCAAGAAAATATTAaatgataaatatattcataataaCATGTGATTGGATATCAAATTTAGAAATATCTGaataaaaaatcagaaaaaatatgaataattgCAGAGGAGGTGGAGGGCCACATATCCCATGCTTGGGCTTATGCTGGCGGCTTTGATGCCCACTATGTTACCTGTCTACATACAAAGGTGTCCTCACACCCTGTGTGGGGTGGTTAGGAGGCTGCATACACATGCCGCTGCATAGCTTTTCAAAACAGgccataaaaatctgaattttcttcgactcctaactattttttttctttttctttctggcaTTTTCGTTTGTATTGAATCATAACTTTAAGGTTCTGTTTGCTGTCATTttcatttttcttattttcagaaatagaaaaataaaaattttgtttctatttttttctaatttctttAAAATATAAGCATGTTTGGTATAGTCAATTATTCTTAAAAACAAACATGGCTATGTTGGCGGAGGTGATGATAGTAGCAATGGAGGTAGTTGAGATGCGGTGGTGTTGGTTGTGAGACTGGCAGCTATGATAGTGGCTGTGGTGTGGTGAGGCGGTGATGATGGTGGTGGTTTTGCAGCGATCATGGTGGCTGGGACACCaacaatatgatggagatgatgACGATGGCGGTAGTGGTGTCGTGCAGGCAATGATATGGTGGAGACAATGATGATGGCAATAGTGATGCATTGCAGATGGTGATGACAACAATGGTGGTGGTAGAGGTGCCATTGATGTGGCGGAGGTAGTGAGTGGCTACAATAGTGAGGGTGGTAGCAATGATGATAGTAGTAGCGGTGGTTATATAGTTGCCGTGGTAGTGGTAAAAATGTAGAGTTTCTTGTTTTATGGCTATAGTAGTGGTAAAAATATAGAGTTTTGGAAAATACTGAAATTaagatttcttatttttatttttgctaaaaataatcaaattaatttttaaaatataaaaaataaaaataatagcaccatacatttttttaaaaaaaaatcttggttTCTGTAATTTTGTTTTAAAATGAAAAGGAAGAAGTAAAAGTGATGCCAAACAGGTCCTAACTGTGTTGCAACTGTACAGAACTATAAAATAAACTTTAAGAATTACAGTTTTTGTTGgtaaatttttcttttctatctagTCAAATTCTTACATAGTTCTATAAGGGAGCTCTCTAACATTTTTAAGAAAATGGTGCAGAAAAACTTGCTGTCTGCCAAGGAGTTGGTAACTAATTTGATGAAAGAGGTAGAGTTTCTTGAGAAAAGGGCCAAACAGACCAAAGAGGAGGCTTTGACTTCCGGTCAAGATATTCTTCTTAAGGTGGAGGAACTCAAGCAGATGTTGAAACATGCAAAGGAAGCAAATGACATGGTTGGTTGTTCCCATTattgttgtttttgttttgatGATTGCTTGAGAAGAAGAACTGAAGCATTTACTTGTATTTTGCAGCATGCAGGAGAGGTTTATGGTGAAAAAGCTATATTAGCAACTGAAGCTCGGGAGCTTCAATGCCGGCTTCTCGGTTTGTCAGATGAACGGAATAAATCTCTCTCAGTCATTGAGGAGGTACATTTTTGACATTCGGCTATGATTATAGACATACTACTACATGCACTAATAGGTTTTTAATGGCTATCAATACCTCCTATTCAGTTCAATTCATTGAATGTTTGAATGCATTAGGTGGATTCTCCAATACTGGCATCCCATTGATTATTTCAATTGTAATGTTATATAATGTGGACAGAAGTAGACTAAATGTTTTGAATGTGTTACACGTTGAAGGCCATATAAGAAGGTGGGAAAGGTGCAACTTTGAGAATCTTAAGTTCTTAACAGTGTAGTAAAACATACCAAAAAATTTGTACATTTTCTGGTAACTGTCTGTTGCTTTTCTGTTGTTATGATAGTGTAGGTATTTCTTGTTTACTAGTATGGCTAATATGGAAAGGAGTAGACTAAATGTTTTGAATGTATTACTCATTGATGGCCACATGAGAAGGCAGGATAGGTGCAACTTTGAGAATCTTAAGCATGTGGTGAGACATACCCAAAAAAATTATACATTTTCTGGTAATTATCTGTTGCTTTTCTGTTTTTCTGGTAGTGTAGGTATTTCTTGTTTACTAGCATGGCTACTAAAAGTTGAAATTGATAATGAGATGCCTTCAAATATGGAGGCTTCCCAGATTCGGTTGGTGTCGTCTCTACAGTTTCTTCCTTTATCCACCATGGTTTGTAAATGACTCAGGTGAAAGGTGTAGGCAACAGACCAGAAGTCTGGACCTGCCTTAGTTGGCTACAATTATGGCTCACAAATATATGCATCagtgaaatattatttctgttatTGTATTGGTGAATATAGTGTTGAGTAATATCAATTAGTTTCATTCAAGATGATTGCATGGCTTGTGAGTAACTGGCAAAAGCACTAGATGTATCGCCATGCTTGTTATGTGTATGATGAGTCTTTTGTAAGTCGAGGACTCTTCCTGACTAAACTTGAATCACTTGATTAGATGAACACTTCTATCAATGTTAAGATGCTCAAAAACAACCTTATAAAATCTTTGTAAGTTTTTGGCTGACTGGAAGGACTCGATCATTCAAAACACTTATAGCAGAGTCAAGAACTAAAGATACTAAGAAATAGCCCTTGAAGACTTAAAATAGTCCAGCTGGCTATCCCATTTAGCCAACCTGATTGTTGGTCCAGGTCACATGACCTAAAACCCATTGAACTATAGTTTTATTAGACTTATAAGCTTAAATATTGTATGGATCAAAGCTATCTCAGTTGCTGGACTGGCAATCTTTGTTGTTCTTCAGGTATTTTCTTATTCAAATATGATAGATCTATTCCCAGTGAATAGGAGTCTGTCTTGAGCTACAAGAGCAACAAATACTGGATCATGAGATTATGTTTCCGTAAGAGCTATTGATTGTATACATCCATGACGGGTCATGATGTCATCATTCAACATTTGATCCTTTTCATTGATTGGACATTTGTCAAATTAATACTGTAGTTTAAGTACGCTTAGATGGTAACTTGTTGACCTGGTGTAAGCATGATAGTATGATGTAGCTGTCATAgtcttttctttcccttcttgagGAGCTATACATGTGCACGAATGTGCATGCACAAAATACATTTACATCTATGCGTATGTATACAACTAGATGTATGTATGGATGTTTATGTTACTGCCCACCTTGCTATAATGGAATTATTTCAAAATAGCCAGCTATTGTTTTATGTTTTGAGAAGCTACCTTGGGTTTCCAAACCTGCACCTTGCTTTCATGTAATATATTAATTAGTCTTGTAGTTCTCCATCTGTTGTTATAGGCCTTTTACATTCTGCCTTCGAGATGCAATTTATGCTGTTCTCTTTTAGCCACCTTTGTGCATGATCAAATATCTTTCTCAAACGTCATTGATGCATCCTCATCATACTATTTAATTTCTCGCAATCTTTTTATAAAGTATCATAATGTCGTCAAATTATTCCTTCTCTTCATTGTCATATGGAAAAAAGCAGTTGTCTTGATATGATAATGGTTTAGTATGATGTTTGGCTTAAAGTCTATCCTTGTTaagatctaattagatctaaagcTCAGAACTAAGAATTGGCAGAAGTGAATTTGAGAAAGCAGGAGAGACCCTGAGACCAATTCTTGCCATCTAATTGGATCATCCATAGACCATATAAAACATCATTTCTAAATATATTTGCTATAGGTGTCTAAGGTCCTAAGTAATATACTGGACTTTTGTCAGATAACCTGTTTTCAATGAACGATTAAACCAAATAATTTGGTTAATTTACTCCTAAACCATTTTATTCTGGAATAAACTTCACCCTCCGTGGTGGAATTGTTTGCTACAGGTTAGGTGGGAAAACATTGCTCAGGATTGAAGTGAAATAAGTGGATTATAGGAGTTTCTGTTCACTTCAACCCTCCTTTTTTCCACAAACCAAATGCAACTAAAACAAGTTTTGGAAatacaaaataaataattattataaattatagtTTTTAGAAATGTTTCTTTAGTCCATTTAGTCCTCCTTATCTCTATTATTCCATGGTAGGCCTTTGATGACATGATGTCTTCTCCCAGAATGCATACCAGGTGCTCTTCAAGCACGACCTGTTTCATTACAATACGTTATGCCGTCTGTTCACCTTTGCTATCCATTTCATATGGTGTTGTGTGGTCCTACTTCCAACTTCCATTGGTCATGAGTTCAAGTGTAAGTGGTATGCTCATACCACACCTAACTTATGAGCTGCATGTGCTTGCTCTTTAACAACATGAGAGTTCTGAACACTCCAAGGCACATCAAGGTGTTCATACTCACATAACATGTGTTGTTTGTCTAATATTGTTTCTTCTTTTCTACTTCTTTCTTAACTGAATTGCCAGTCTAATACTCACAATTGAGTATTATCTCCGGTTTCAGATAATATGTTAAGCTTTTATTAGCCAATATCTCAAAGAAGGCGCTTATCTCTATTCTCTCAGATGGTTTTCAACCCTTGCTTCAAATGTTGACTTTAAATGATTCCATCAAGAAGAATTtgttatgttattttttattatttgatattacaTCAATTTGAGTACTAATGGTGAACATAGAAATCCTAACTTTCA encodes the following:
- the LOC105057766 gene encoding uncharacterized protein isoform X1; this translates as MTFQAVFLLLQEVFPQIDPRILKAAAIEHAEDVDAAVEFILSDVLPNEVVDLSAEVGPGKAVPVGLEEVDEVNMTLFTDGDLVRCKRASAHHTSADVNSSGMVEAVDEGSQVGYEDDSKEPGFFMPHYESFDANLYPSAHPLPNLVDNITGVTSDLKNGALHLDNLLYKTMGDGGLSDVHDENNSDRLTSNPKLEQDSLGKHLQFCVEVAEDVDDDKLNAERSIALVDTDDKNPSSANVEKNLDLMEYETSVEVDTNHYVSESEVPQSQCSVEPARSQDLCGLEANDTASSTFISGQDILLTVCDKSSDSVDYGAEVQKGTGNTSSEYEEQQSRCLSKNGALLAVESQLPSADDNHLPSTLATRSGHLVSIEFLEECITDAKSNKKNLLSAKELVTNLMKEVEFLEKRAKQTKEEALTSGQDILLKVEELKQMLKHAKEANDMHAGEVYGEKAILATEARELQCRLLGLSDERNKSLSVIEEIRQTLEARRCAVEEEMAAAEQEKLEREELARKALGEQELIMDTIVGESKKLQQQAEENSRLREFLMDRGLIVDALQGEMAVMWEDVMSLKARVDGRIPPSKSQRSSISCSASSSGSSCHESIHSSDRVLHHVELADQDSSKRQLPENSNNNDKENYVGRNLSVPYHDDWAFFEI
- the LOC105057766 gene encoding uncharacterized protein isoform X3, with amino-acid sequence MTLFTDGDLVRCKRASAHHTSADVNSSGMVEAVDEGSQVGYEDDSKEPGFFMPHYESFDANLYPSAHPLPNLVDNITGVTSDLKNGALHLDNLLYKTMGDGGLSDVHDENNSDRLTSNPKLEQDSLGKHLQFCVEVAEDVDDDKLNAERSIALVDTDDKNPSSANVEKNLDLMEYETSVEVDTNHYVSESEVPQSQCSVEPARSQDLCGLEANDTASSTFISGQDILLTVCDKSSDSVDYGAEVQKGTGNTSSEYEEQQSRCLSKNGALLAVESQLPSADDNHLPSTLATRSGHLVSIEFLEECITDAKSNKKNLLSAKELVTNLMKEVEFLEKRAKQTKEEALTSGQDILLKVEELKQMLKHAKEANDMHAGEVYGEKAILATEARELQCRLLGLSDERNKSLSVIEEIRQTLEARRCAVEEEMAAAEQEKLEREELARKALGEQELIMDTIVGESKKLQQQAEENSRLREFLMDRGLIVDALQGEMAVMWEDVMSLKARVDGRIPPSKSQRSSISCSASSSGSSCHESIHSSDRVLHHVELADQDSSKRQLPENSNNNDKENYVGRNLSVPYHDDWAFFEI
- the LOC105057766 gene encoding uncharacterized protein isoform X2, whose product is MTFQAVFLLLQEVFPQIDPRILKAAAIEHAEDVDAAVEFILSDVLPNEVVDLSAEDGDLVRCKRASAHHTSADVNSSGMVEAVDEGSQVGYEDDSKEPGFFMPHYESFDANLYPSAHPLPNLVDNITGVTSDLKNGALHLDNLLYKTMGDGGLSDVHDENNSDRLTSNPKLEQDSLGKHLQFCVEVAEDVDDDKLNAERSIALVDTDDKNPSSANVEKNLDLMEYETSVEVDTNHYVSESEVPQSQCSVEPARSQDLCGLEANDTASSTFISGQDILLTVCDKSSDSVDYGAEVQKGTGNTSSEYEEQQSRCLSKNGALLAVESQLPSADDNHLPSTLATRSGHLVSIEFLEECITDAKSNKKNLLSAKELVTNLMKEVEFLEKRAKQTKEEALTSGQDILLKVEELKQMLKHAKEANDMHAGEVYGEKAILATEARELQCRLLGLSDERNKSLSVIEEIRQTLEARRCAVEEEMAAAEQEKLEREELARKALGEQELIMDTIVGESKKLQQQAEENSRLREFLMDRGLIVDALQGEMAVMWEDVMSLKARVDGRIPPSKSQRSSISCSASSSGSSCHESIHSSDRVLHHVELADQDSSKRQLPENSNNNDKENYVGRNLSVPYHDDWAFFEI
- the LOC105057766 gene encoding uncharacterized protein isoform X4; this encodes MVEAVDEGSQVGYEDDSKEPGFFMPHYESFDANLYPSAHPLPNLVDNITGVTSDLKNGALHLDNLLYKTMGDGGLSDVHDENNSDRLTSNPKLEQDSLGKHLQFCVEVAEDVDDDKLNAERSIALVDTDDKNPSSANVEKNLDLMEYETSVEVDTNHYVSESEVPQSQCSVEPARSQDLCGLEANDTASSTFISGQDILLTVCDKSSDSVDYGAEVQKGTGNTSSEYEEQQSRCLSKNGALLAVESQLPSADDNHLPSTLATRSGHLVSIEFLEECITDAKSNKKNLLSAKELVTNLMKEVEFLEKRAKQTKEEALTSGQDILLKVEELKQMLKHAKEANDMHAGEVYGEKAILATEARELQCRLLGLSDERNKSLSVIEEIRQTLEARRCAVEEEMAAAEQEKLEREELARKALGEQELIMDTIVGESKKLQQQAEENSRLREFLMDRGLIVDALQGEMAVMWEDVMSLKARVDGRIPPSKSQRSSISCSASSSGSSCHESIHSSDRVLHHVELADQDSSKRQLPENSNNNDKENYVGRNLSVPYHDDWAFFEI